Within the Staphylococcus warneri genome, the region TACAAAAACCATTTGCTCGACCGGCTAAGGCATGATGTAAGCCTCCACCCAAATGACAACCATTTGTATAAGTGCCATCCATAATTTTATCAGCTAAATTAAGCGCGCCACCTACAATTCGTGCACAATGTTGATGCATGTGTCTAAAAGGAACTGTATCTTCATTAAAGCCATATTTTTTAGCCTCTTCGGCACTTAATATACCGTGAGATGCATGTTTGATGGCTTGTATATAATCATATTTATGAATCAAACCAATTTCATCATCAGTTGCAATTCTTGGTTCTAATATGTTTTCTTTTGTTAAAAATTGTGCATCTAACAACAACTCAGTCGTTAATTTTAAACGCATTTGATTGAAAGGATGCTCGTTATTAAATCTATATTTTAATATATCATCTGAATAAACATAACCTGTTCTATTTTTAGTACTCATAAGATCATCCCTTTCAAACAACTAATAAAAGAAGCGATTTTGAAATCTAATATCATCAAATGCATGTTGTTGATCTAATGTGATACGTTTACCAATTCTTGCCATTAAACAATTAGCCGGGTGACTGGTAATTTCAGGGTCATCTGTTGCAAATACTTCTAGACCACCTTTTTGCATTAACTTCTGCATGAGCCGTTTATATTCGAATACGTCTAACTGTGCATACTTCAAATCCCAATGCCAATAATATTCAGTAGTAAGTACAATAAAGTCTTCAAACTCATCTCCAGAAAGACTAAGTTGAATTAATCGACCACCTAGATGCAGATGGCGATACGATTTACTTAATTCAATTGCACCGAGTTCTAATAAATAAGGGAGATGACTAGTAGACCATCTTTCAAGTTCATCAGGATAATGATAGGTAACGTAACCGATTATATGTTGCTCTAGTCGTATAATATATACTCTTCCTTCAGGCAATGTAGTAATTTCTAACAATGCTTCAAATTGTTCTTTAGAAGAACGAAATGCATTAAGTCCTTCATCAAAAGTAAGCGTTTTCAAAAAAGAGTGTGAAACAGGGCCTTCAATTTTGTATTTGACATTATCAATTTCAATATTATCAGTAACATAAGTTTTAATGTGTTTCATTTTTTCACATCCTCATCAAATTGCCTCAAATCCTTACTATTATTATACTTATTTTCTTGTAATATAACAAAAATGTTGTGATTAATAAATAAATGTTTTGAATAATGTGACAATTATATGTATAATTCATTTTAAAGAAAGCGATTACATAAAGTTGAAGGGGGATTTTCTTATGAAAGTTGAAGTTTATCAAAGCGAACCTGGAAATTATAACATGCAAGATTATGAGCAAACTTACAAAGATTTTGATTGGAAGAATGTTGAACAAGCCTTTTCTTGGAGTAAAACAGGAAAAATCAATATGGCATATGAATGTATCGATAGACATGTTGATGAGGGTAAGGGAGACAAAGTGGCGCTCAATTATAAGGATGAGCGACGTCATGAGTCATATACGTTCGAAGATATGAAAAAATACTCAAATAAGGCAGCTAATGTATTAAAAAATGAAGCTGATGTTAAAAAAGGGGATAGAGTATTTATCTTTATGTCAAGAACGCCAGAATTGTATTTCGCTTTCTTAGGAATTTTGAAAATTGGTGCAATCGTTGGACCTTTATTCGAAGCATTTATGGAAAAAGCTGTTGCAGATCGCTTAGAAAATAGTGAAGCAAAAGTAATCATTACAAATAAAGCATTGTTACCTAGAATCCCAAAAGATAAATTACCACATTTAGAAAAAATTGTTGTTGTCGATGATGATGTTGAAGAAGGCTATGTAGATTTTAATCGTTCCTTTAAAGAAGCAAGTGAAGATTTTGAAATTGAATGGTTAAATGAAGATGATGGCCTCATCTTACATTATACATCTGGGTCTACAGGACAACCTAAAGGTGTATTACATGTCCAAAAAGCCATGTTAGTACATTACATTTCAGGTAAATATGTTTTAGACTTACAAGATGATGATGTGTATTGGTGTACAGCAGACCCGGGTTGGGTAACTGGTACGTCATACGGAGTTTTTGCACCTTGGTTAAATGGTGTGACAAATTGTATTGTTGGCGGACGCTTCTCTCCAGAACAATGGTATAAAATGATTCAAGACTTTAAAGTGACAGTGTGGTATACTGCGCCAACTGCTTTAAGAATGTTAATGAGTGCTGGTGATGATGTTGTAGATAAATATGATTTATCATCACTACGTTCAATTTTATCTGTTGGTGAACCGTTAAATCCTGAAGTAATTAAATGGTCTAAAGATGTATTCCATAAACGTGTGTTAGATACTTGGTGGATGACGGAAACAGGTGGACATATGATTGTGAACTATCCAGCTATGGATATTAAATTAGGTTCAATGGGTAAACCGCTACCTGGTATTGAAGCGGCAATTGTTGATGATGAAGGTAATGAGTTACCTCCAAATCGTATGGGTAACCTAGCCATTAAAAAAGGATGGCCTTCAATGATGCATGCTATCTGGAAAAATCCAGAAAAATATGATTCATATTTTATTGGTGATTGGTATGTTTCAGGAGACTCTGCTTATAAAGATGAAGATGGTTACTACTGGTTCCAAGGTAGAGTTGATGATGTCATTATGACTGCCGGTGAACGTGTCGGCCCATTCGAAGTAGAATCAAAATTAGTAGAACATGAGGCAGTAGCCGAAGCAGGTGTTATCGGTAAACCTGATCCAGTACGAGGTGAAATCATTAAAGCGTTTGTAGCTTTAAGAGAAGGTTATGAACCATCAGATGAATTAAAACAAAGTATTAAACAATTTGTTAAAGAAGGATTATCAGCACATTCAGCACCTCGAGAAATTGAATTTAAAGACAAATTACCTAAAACACGTTCTGGTAAAATTATGCGCCGTGTATTAAAAGCTTGGGAGTTAGATTTAGATGCAGGTGATTTAAGTACAATGGAAGATTAGATGATTGATTAAGTAGTGTTAGCAAAATAACTATTTCCATACATTAACGATTAAGATAAATATGATTGAGTTTAGTATTTCTAGACTCAATCATATTTTTTGAATATTTCTGATAATAGTAATGTAAACGTTATCAAATATTCGACATCATTGATTGAGTCGGTTATTATTAAAGTTGTAAGAGAATGAGAGTCATTACATATCAAACATTCTTACACTTATTTTTCTATTTATATTATTTACAAGGGGTTGAAATAAGTTGGCACATTTATCAGATTTAGAAATTGCGAATCAATCAAAAATTAGACCTATTAGTGAAATAGCTAAAGAGGCAGGGATTCCAGCAGAAGCCTTAGAGCAATATGGACATTACAAAGCTAAAATTGATATTAACCAAATAAAACCTAGAGATAATAAGGGTAAAGTTGTATTAGTAACAGCAATGAGTCCAACACCAGCAGGGGAAGGTAAATCGACAGTTACAGTTGGTCTATCAGATGCATTTCATGAATTAAAAAAGAATGTCATGGTAGCATTACGTGAACCAGCATTAGGACCAACATTTGGTATTAAAGGTGGTGCTACTGGTGGTGGATATGCACAAGTATTACCTATGGAAGATATCAATTTACACTTTAACGGTGACTTCCATGCGATTACTACAGCGAATAATGCATTATCAGCATTTATCGATAACCACTTACATCAAGGTAATGAATTGGGCATCGATCAACGTCGTATTGAATGGAAACGAGTATTAGATATGAATGATCGTGCTTTACGTCATGTTAATGTTGGTCTGGGTGGTCCGACAAATGGAGTACCACGTGAAGACGGCTTTAATATTACAGTTGCATCCGAAATTATGGCTATCTTATGTCTTAGCCGCAGCATTAAAGACTTAAGAGAAAAAATTAGTAAAATCACAATTGGTTATACACGTGATCGTAAGCCTGTGACTGTTGCTGATTTAAAAGTTGAAGGTGCTTTAGCAATGATTTTAAAAGATGCAATTAAACCTAACTTAGTACAATCAATTGAGGGAACACCAGCACTTGTACACGGTGGACCATTCGCTAATATCGCACATGGATGTAACTCTATTTTAGCGACAGAAACTGCACGTGAATTAGCTGATATTGTAGTTACTGAAGCTGGATTTGGCTCTGATTTAGGTGCTGAGAAATTCATGGATATCAAAGCGCGTGAAGCAGGTTTCGAGCCATCAGCTGTAGTTGTAGTAGCTACTGTGCGTGCCTTAAAAATGCATGGTGGCGTTGCGAAAGATAATTTAAAAGAAGAAAATGTAGATGCTGTTAAAGCAGGTATTGTTAACTTAGAACGTCATGTAAATAATATTAAGAAGTTTGGTGTAGAACCAGTTGTAGCTATCAATGCATTTATTCATGATACAGACGCAGAAATTGAATTTGTTAAATCTTGGGCTAAAGAAAATGGCGTAAGAATTGCATTGACTGAAGTTTGGGAAAAAGGTGGTAAAGGTGGCGTTGATCTTGCTAACGAAGTATTAGAAGTTATTGATCAACCTCAAAACTTCAAACCACTTTACGAATTGAATCAACCTTTAGAAGATAAAATTGAAACAATCGTTAAAGAAATCTACGGTGGTTCAAAAGTAACATTCTCAAGTAAGGCTCAAAAACAATTAAAACAATTTAAAGACAATGGTTGGGACCATTATCCAATTTGTATGGCTAAAACGCAATACTCATTTAGCGATGATCAAACAGCTTTAGGTGCACCAAGTGATTTTGAAATTACAATTCGTGAATTAGAAGCGAAAACAGGTGCAGGATTTATTGTTGCATTAACAGGTGCAATTATGACAATGCCTGGTTTACCTAAAAAGCCAGCAGCATTAAATATGGATGTTACAGATGATGGACATGCAGTAGGCTTATTCTAAATTTAATTAACAAACCCGGTAATGATTATTACCGGGTTTTGCTGTTTAACTTGCATTTTTATTGGGTTTTGTAAGTAAATGTGATTTAATACGATATTTTAATGCTTCTCTATACTCACTTTTAGATATTTTTTCTTCTACTAACATTCGTTTAAGTACATAATGTTGTCTTTGAATACTATAATCTATTTGATTATCTGGTTTTAAATTACCATTTTCTTCGTAGGGTGTATAACCATAAGGGCTTTGTAATAAGCCGATTAAATATGCTGATTGAGCAATATTTAAATCTTTAGGTGGAATCCCAAATAAACTATAAGACGCTGAAGAGATACCTGTTAT harbors:
- the acsA gene encoding acetate--CoA ligase codes for the protein MKVEVYQSEPGNYNMQDYEQTYKDFDWKNVEQAFSWSKTGKINMAYECIDRHVDEGKGDKVALNYKDERRHESYTFEDMKKYSNKAANVLKNEADVKKGDRVFIFMSRTPELYFAFLGILKIGAIVGPLFEAFMEKAVADRLENSEAKVIITNKALLPRIPKDKLPHLEKIVVVDDDVEEGYVDFNRSFKEASEDFEIEWLNEDDGLILHYTSGSTGQPKGVLHVQKAMLVHYISGKYVLDLQDDDVYWCTADPGWVTGTSYGVFAPWLNGVTNCIVGGRFSPEQWYKMIQDFKVTVWYTAPTALRMLMSAGDDVVDKYDLSSLRSILSVGEPLNPEVIKWSKDVFHKRVLDTWWMTETGGHMIVNYPAMDIKLGSMGKPLPGIEAAIVDDEGNELPPNRMGNLAIKKGWPSMMHAIWKNPEKYDSYFIGDWYVSGDSAYKDEDGYYWFQGRVDDVIMTAGERVGPFEVESKLVEHEAVAEAGVIGKPDPVRGEIIKAFVALREGYEPSDELKQSIKQFVKEGLSAHSAPREIEFKDKLPKTRSGKIMRRVLKAWELDLDAGDLSTMED
- a CDS encoding formate--tetrahydrofolate ligase; protein product: MAHLSDLEIANQSKIRPISEIAKEAGIPAEALEQYGHYKAKIDINQIKPRDNKGKVVLVTAMSPTPAGEGKSTVTVGLSDAFHELKKNVMVALREPALGPTFGIKGGATGGGYAQVLPMEDINLHFNGDFHAITTANNALSAFIDNHLHQGNELGIDQRRIEWKRVLDMNDRALRHVNVGLGGPTNGVPREDGFNITVASEIMAILCLSRSIKDLREKISKITIGYTRDRKPVTVADLKVEGALAMILKDAIKPNLVQSIEGTPALVHGGPFANIAHGCNSILATETARELADIVVTEAGFGSDLGAEKFMDIKAREAGFEPSAVVVVATVRALKMHGGVAKDNLKEENVDAVKAGIVNLERHVNNIKKFGVEPVVAINAFIHDTDAEIEFVKSWAKENGVRIALTEVWEKGGKGGVDLANEVLEVIDQPQNFKPLYELNQPLEDKIETIVKEIYGGSKVTFSSKAQKQLKQFKDNGWDHYPICMAKTQYSFSDDQTALGAPSDFEITIRELEAKTGAGFIVALTGAIMTMPGLPKKPAALNMDVTDDGHAVGLF
- a CDS encoding GNAT family N-acetyltransferase; the protein is MKHIKTYVTDNIEIDNVKYKIEGPVSHSFLKTLTFDEGLNAFRSSKEQFEALLEITTLPEGRVYIIRLEQHIIGYVTYHYPDELERWSTSHLPYLLELGAIELSKSYRHLHLGGRLIQLSLSGDEFEDFIVLTTEYYWHWDLKYAQLDVFEYKRLMQKLMQKGGLEVFATDDPEITSHPANCLMARIGKRITLDQQHAFDDIRFQNRFFY